A genomic region of Ensifer adhaerens contains the following coding sequences:
- a CDS encoding GrpB family protein, whose amino-acid sequence MKIEPPHTASRVEILNWSPDWPERFAIKANAIRHALGDHALRIDHVGSTAIRGLAAKPIIDVQLSVADLEPIEIIAEKMATIGYLWRPLNADRTKRYFREQPGGERTHIHMRRFGSWQEQWSLLFRDYMRAHVHEHAPYANLKRALAARFRHDRMAYTEGKSEHLWQIIRRADQWAAAGGWNPGPSDA is encoded by the coding sequence ATGAAGATTGAACCGCCTCACACTGCATCGCGGGTCGAAATTCTCAACTGGTCTCCTGATTGGCCGGAGAGGTTTGCGATCAAGGCAAATGCGATCCGCCACGCATTGGGAGACCATGCCTTGCGTATCGACCATGTCGGTTCCACTGCAATCCGGGGGCTGGCGGCCAAACCAATCATCGATGTCCAGCTTTCCGTTGCCGATCTGGAGCCCATCGAAATCATCGCGGAAAAGATGGCGACGATCGGCTACCTGTGGCGGCCGCTGAACGCTGATCGGACGAAACGCTACTTCCGTGAGCAGCCAGGCGGTGAACGCACGCACATCCACATGCGACGCTTCGGAAGCTGGCAGGAGCAATGGTCACTGTTGTTTCGCGACTACATGCGCGCGCACGTCCATGAACACGCCCCATATGCCAACCTGAAGCGCGCGCTGGCGGCACGATTTCGTCATGACCGGATGGCCTACACCGAGGGCAAGTCGGAGCACCTGTGGCAGATCATTCGACGCGCAGATCAGTGGGCCGCGGCCGGCGGCTGGAACCCAGGCCCTTCCGACGCATAG
- a CDS encoding cytochrome c1, translating to MKKLVTGILSLAVVAGLGLGAAVAEEAKGGEEHGGGTPHYPIHKPEQQEWSFAGPFGHYDKGQLQRGLKVYTEVCSACHSMNLVAFRTLEGLGYSEAQVKAFAANYEVQDGPNADGEMFTRKALPSDHFPSPYANKEAAAASNNGAAPPDFSLIAKARGIERGFPQFVFDMFWPYQEGGPDYIHALLTGYQDPPQGVEVAEGTHYNPYFANAAALAMAQPISNDQVTYDDGTPQTVDQYAKDVGAFLMWTAEPHLEERKRTGFMVMVFLLIFTGLVYLTKKSVYANKEH from the coding sequence ATGAAAAAGCTTGTTACAGGCATTCTGTCACTCGCTGTCGTCGCTGGTCTCGGTCTCGGTGCAGCTGTCGCCGAAGAGGCGAAGGGCGGCGAGGAGCATGGCGGCGGTACGCCTCACTATCCGATCCACAAGCCGGAGCAGCAGGAATGGAGCTTTGCCGGCCCGTTCGGTCACTATGACAAGGGCCAGCTTCAGCGCGGCCTGAAGGTCTACACCGAAGTCTGTTCGGCTTGCCACTCGATGAACCTGGTGGCCTTCCGTACGCTCGAAGGCCTCGGCTACTCGGAAGCGCAGGTAAAGGCGTTTGCGGCCAACTACGAAGTCCAGGACGGCCCGAACGCCGACGGTGAGATGTTCACCCGCAAGGCTCTGCCGTCCGACCACTTCCCGTCGCCTTACGCGAACAAGGAAGCGGCTGCTGCATCGAACAACGGTGCAGCCCCGCCGGACTTCTCGCTGATCGCCAAGGCACGTGGTATCGAGCGCGGCTTCCCGCAGTTCGTCTTCGACATGTTCTGGCCCTACCAGGAAGGCGGCCCGGACTACATCCACGCGCTGCTGACCGGCTACCAGGATCCGCCGCAGGGCGTCGAAGTCGCCGAAGGCACGCACTACAACCCGTACTTCGCGAACGCCGCCGCTCTGGCGATGGCGCAGCCGATCTCCAACGACCAGGTCACCTACGACGACGGCACGCCGCAGACGGTCGACCAGTATGCCAAGGACGTCGGCGCATTCCTGATGTGGACGGCAGAGCCGCACCTCGAAGAGCGCAAGCGCACCGGCTTCATGGTCATGGTGTTCCTGCTGATCTTCACCGGCCTCGTCTATCTCACGAAGAAGTCGGTCTACGCCAACAAGGAACATTGA
- a CDS encoding cytochrome b, whose product MSAEHSTYTPTTGIEKWVDSRLPLPRLVHDSFISYPVPRNLNYAYTFGAMLSVMLIVQILTGIVLAMHYGADTSVAFNSVEKIMRDVNHGWLLRYMHANGASFFFIAVYLHIARGLYYGSYKAPREILWILGVVIYLLMMATGFMGYVLPWGQMSFWGATVITGFFTAFPLVGEWIQQFLLGGFAVDNPTLNRFFSLHYLLPFMIAGVVVLHIWALHVTGQTNPTGVEVKSKTDTVPFTPYATLKDALGVSVFLLVYAWFVFYMPNFLGHPDNYIPADALKTPAHIVPEWYYLPFYAMLRAITFNVGPIDSKLGGVLVMFGSIIILFFLPWLDTSKVRSAVYRPWYKLFFWIFVVNAIMLGWLGSRPAEGLYVVMSQIGTLYYFGFFLVIMPVLGLIETPKRIPNSITEAVLEKRNAKAQPVAARA is encoded by the coding sequence ATGAGTGCTGAACATTCAACCTACACGCCGACGACAGGCATTGAGAAATGGGTTGATTCCCGTCTGCCGTTGCCGCGTCTCGTTCATGATAGCTTCATCAGCTATCCGGTTCCCCGGAACCTGAACTACGCCTACACTTTCGGTGCCATGCTTTCGGTCATGCTGATCGTCCAGATCCTGACCGGCATCGTGCTGGCGATGCACTACGGTGCCGACACGTCCGTTGCCTTCAACTCCGTCGAAAAGATCATGCGCGACGTCAACCACGGTTGGCTGCTGCGCTACATGCACGCCAACGGCGCATCGTTCTTCTTCATCGCCGTTTACCTGCACATTGCCCGTGGTCTCTACTACGGCTCGTACAAGGCTCCGCGCGAAATCCTCTGGATCCTCGGCGTTGTCATCTACCTCCTGATGATGGCGACCGGTTTCATGGGCTACGTTCTGCCCTGGGGCCAGATGTCCTTCTGGGGCGCGACCGTTATCACCGGCTTCTTCACCGCATTCCCGTTGGTGGGTGAGTGGATCCAGCAGTTCCTGCTCGGCGGCTTCGCGGTCGACAATCCGACGCTGAACCGCTTCTTCTCGCTGCACTACCTGCTGCCCTTCATGATCGCCGGCGTCGTCGTCCTGCACATCTGGGCTCTGCACGTGACCGGCCAGACCAACCCGACCGGCGTTGAAGTAAAGTCCAAGACCGATACCGTTCCCTTCACGCCCTACGCGACGCTGAAGGATGCGCTTGGCGTCTCCGTCTTCCTGCTCGTCTACGCCTGGTTCGTCTTCTACATGCCGAACTTCCTTGGCCATCCGGACAACTACATTCCGGCTGACGCGCTGAAGACGCCGGCTCACATCGTTCCGGAATGGTACTACCTGCCGTTCTACGCGATGCTGCGCGCCATCACTTTCAACGTCGGCCCGATCGACTCCAAGCTCGGTGGCGTTCTGGTGATGTTCGGTTCGATCATCATCCTGTTCTTCCTGCCCTGGCTCGATACGTCCAAGGTCCGCTCGGCCGTCTACCGTCCGTGGTACAAGCTGTTCTTCTGGATCTTCGTCGTCAACGCCATCATGCTCGGCTGGCTCGGCTCGCGCCCTGCAGAAGGCCTCTACGTCGTGATGTCGCAGATCGGCACGCTTTACTACTTCGGCTTCTTCCTCGTCATCATGCCGGTTCTCGGCCTGATCGAGACGCCGAAGCGCATCCCGAACTCCATCACCGAAGCGGTGCTGGAAAAGCGGAATGCGAAGGCGCAGCCGGTAGCCGCGCGCGCCTGA
- the petA gene encoding ubiquinol-cytochrome c reductase iron-sulfur subunit: MSEHDTSSEALGEPTRRDFLYLATGMAGVVGAGAVAWPFIDQMRPDASTLALASIEVDVSSLQPGMSLTAKWRGKPIFIRNRTEKEVEEAKAVKLDDLKDPVARNANLPADAQASDVDRSAGEGKENWIVMIGSCTHLGCVPLGQAGDFGGWFCPCHGSHYDTAGRIRKGPAPENLHVPTFSFVSDTVIKIG, translated from the coding sequence GTGAGCGAACACGACACTTCAAGCGAGGCCTTGGGCGAGCCCACTCGCCGCGATTTCCTTTATCTGGCTACCGGTATGGCAGGCGTCGTCGGCGCTGGTGCTGTCGCTTGGCCGTTCATCGACCAGATGCGTCCGGATGCATCGACGCTCGCGCTCGCCTCGATCGAGGTTGATGTTTCGAGCCTGCAGCCCGGAATGTCGCTGACGGCGAAATGGCGCGGCAAGCCGATCTTCATCCGCAACCGTACGGAGAAGGAAGTCGAAGAGGCAAAGGCCGTCAAGCTCGACGACCTGAAGGATCCGGTTGCGCGCAATGCCAACCTTCCGGCTGACGCACAGGCAAGCGACGTCGATCGCTCGGCCGGCGAAGGCAAGGAAAACTGGATCGTCATGATCGGTTCCTGCACTCATCTCGGCTGCGTGCCGCTTGGTCAGGCCGGTGACTTCGGTGGCTGGTTCTGTCCCTGCCACGGTTCGCACTACGACACGGCCGGCCGTATCCGTAAGGGTCCGGCGCCGGAGAACCTTCATGTGCCGACCTTCTCGTTCGTTTCCGACACAGTTATCAAGATCGGTTGA
- a CDS encoding ABC transporter ATP-binding protein translates to MLSAIVSLFENWIKPFAPRERLQPPKSLWGFAWFYATQAKGPFIAMAVLGGLVAMLEAGLFYFVGRLVDVLDTVKPEAGWSGLIAANGPELLFMLLTVMVFRFLAVSLAALVEEQSIITGFLNLVRWQSYVHVARQSLTFFQNDFSGRIVTKVWAGAQATSDLIVSLLQVVWFIVIYTASTMALVAQLDWRLAAMVAFWIVVFLALARFFVPRIRKHARDTAEMASMLNGRMVDAYSNIQTLKLFGRDEENDRYIRSGFDRFQRAVIPFTRLLTAVRASLALLSGMMITAIAVYSIHLWLGGSISSGAVAFTLALVLRLNMLLGRMMTQFNSIMRNIGTIQNSAELVSQSIGLVDRPGATELAVSQPEIRFEHVRFHYGKGERVIDDFSLVVRPGEKVGIVGRSGAGKSTLVNLLLRFYDLESGRIRIDGQDIAAVTQESLRAQVGMVSQDTSLLHRSIRDNILFGRPDAGEEQLIAAASKAEAYDFILGLQDQRGRKGFDAHVGERGVKLSGGQRQRIAIARVMLKDAPILVLDEATSALDSEVEAAIQSNLDRLMQGKTVLAIAHRLSTIAALDRLVVMDKGRIVEEGTHAELVARGGLYAGLWSRQSGGFLAREEAAE, encoded by the coding sequence ATGCTCAGCGCCATCGTCAGCCTCTTCGAGAACTGGATCAAGCCGTTCGCGCCGCGCGAGCGCCTGCAGCCGCCGAAATCGCTGTGGGGTTTCGCCTGGTTCTACGCCACCCAGGCGAAAGGGCCATTCATTGCGATGGCCGTGCTTGGCGGCCTTGTGGCGATGCTCGAAGCAGGGCTGTTCTATTTCGTCGGCCGGTTGGTCGACGTACTCGATACGGTGAAGCCGGAAGCTGGCTGGAGCGGTCTGATCGCCGCCAACGGGCCGGAACTCCTGTTCATGCTCTTGACGGTGATGGTGTTTCGCTTTCTTGCGGTGTCGCTGGCAGCGCTGGTCGAAGAGCAATCGATCATTACCGGCTTTCTCAACCTTGTGCGCTGGCAGTCCTATGTGCATGTCGCCCGCCAGTCGCTGACCTTCTTCCAGAACGATTTTTCCGGCCGTATCGTCACCAAGGTCTGGGCCGGGGCGCAGGCGACCAGTGACCTCATCGTCTCGCTGCTGCAGGTCGTCTGGTTCATCGTGATCTACACCGCGTCGACCATGGCGCTGGTGGCGCAGCTCGATTGGCGCCTGGCGGCGATGGTCGCCTTCTGGATCGTCGTCTTCCTGGCGCTCGCGCGTTTCTTTGTCCCGCGCATCCGCAAACATGCCCGCGATACGGCCGAAATGGCATCGATGCTGAATGGCCGCATGGTCGATGCCTATTCCAATATCCAGACGCTGAAGCTCTTCGGCCGCGATGAAGAGAATGACCGCTATATCCGCTCCGGCTTCGACCGGTTCCAGCGCGCGGTCATTCCGTTCACGCGGCTTCTGACGGCCGTGCGTGCGTCGCTGGCGCTGCTTTCCGGCATGATGATCACGGCCATCGCCGTCTATTCGATCCATCTCTGGCTCGGCGGCTCGATCAGTTCCGGGGCAGTGGCCTTCACCCTGGCGCTGGTTCTGCGGCTCAACATGCTGCTTGGCCGGATGATGACGCAGTTCAATTCGATCATGCGCAACATCGGCACGATCCAGAACTCGGCCGAACTGGTGTCGCAGTCGATCGGGCTCGTCGACCGTCCCGGCGCCACGGAGCTTGCCGTCAGCCAGCCGGAAATCCGCTTCGAACACGTGCGCTTTCATTACGGGAAGGGCGAACGCGTGATCGACGATTTCTCGCTCGTCGTTCGCCCCGGAGAAAAGGTGGGCATCGTCGGCCGCTCCGGCGCCGGCAAGTCGACCCTCGTCAACCTGCTCTTGCGCTTCTACGACCTCGAAAGCGGGCGTATCCGCATCGACGGGCAGGATATTGCCGCAGTCACGCAGGAATCCCTGCGCGCGCAGGTGGGCATGGTCAGCCAGGACACCTCGCTGCTGCATCGCTCCATCCGCGACAACATCCTGTTCGGCCGGCCCGATGCCGGCGAGGAGCAACTGATCGCCGCAGCAAGCAAGGCTGAAGCCTATGACTTCATCCTCGGCCTGCAAGACCAGCGCGGTCGCAAGGGTTTCGACGCCCATGTCGGCGAGCGCGGCGTCAAGCTGTCCGGCGGTCAGCGTCAGCGTATCGCGATCGCGCGGGTGATGCTCAAGGACGCGCCGATCCTCGTCCTTGACGAAGCGACCTCGGCGCTCGATTCTGAGGTCGAGGCGGCGATTCAGTCCAATCTCGACCGTTTGATGCAAGGCAAGACGGTGCTGGCGATCGCCCATCGGCTCTCGACGATTGCCGCACTCGACCGGCTCGTGGTCATGGACAAGGGGCGGATCGTCGAGGAGGGAACGCATGCCGAGCTCGTCGCCCGCGGCGGGCTTTACGCCGGGCTCTGGTCACGCCAGTCGGGCGGATTTCTTGCCCGCGAAGAAGCGGCGGAGTAG